TACCAGTCGCCGTCGTTCAACGGGTTCTTCTGGAAGGGCGGGTCTTCGAAGTCCGAAGGCTCGAAGTCGCTCTCATGGAGCCGCGTCGCCTTCTCCCCTTGGTCGATGCACTCGACGTGGGTGACGAAGGGGCTCTGGCGGAACATATGCCCCTTGACCTCGGCCTCCGTGCGCCACTCCGTCGTTTCGATCGTGAGCGCGTGGCGACGAGCGTCCTTCGCCGTGTTTTCGATGCGCCCTGTGGCCTGGATCTCGTAGGGGCGATCGGTGGTCGCCAGCGTCTTCGTCAGCTTGACGCCGTCAGCCTCGTAGCTGAACTCGCAGGTCTTGCCGTCGTTCTTGACGATCGTCCAATCGACGGTGTCCACGTCGAACTGCCAGGGCGGCCCGCCTAGGTCGTGCGCCGAGGCTTGGCGCCAGTGGAAGCGCAGCGAGCGACGGAACTCGTACTGAGCGGTCGCTAGATCCAAGCCATGGTCGTGCTTGCGATACTTGGCGGTGAGCAGCTCGTAGCGCGTGAGCGAAGCGCCATGAGTCGAGAAGCTGGCTCGAAATTGCGGAGTCCACAGATCACAAGTCTTGGCTTCGACTCGTGTCTTCGGGGCATCGCGGAACTCGCGGCCGAGCGGCTGCGGTTCGTGCTTTTTTTCTCCGTTGCATTTGGTGAACGCGAAGTAGGTCAGCAGACCCATCGCGATCATCAGCAGCAAGCGAGAAGCGCCGCCACGTTCCATTCCGAGGTACTCCGATCGTGATTCTTTTGAGGTTTGCCGAGCCCTCAGGCGCAGCAATGACAGTCTGATTTGCCGCTCGGGGGAGACTCCGTCAGTCGAGTCTCGGATCCCGAGCCAGCTGCCGTGTCCACTTCGCGGCCCGTCGAGTCGCCTTGCGAGTCTCGGGGCGGCGGCGGTGGATCGTAGCCACCCGGATGAAACGGATGGCAGCGCGACAGCCGTCGCAGGGTGAGCCAACTACCACGAATCGCCCCGTGGTACTCGATGCATTTCAAGCCGTAGTTCGAACAAGAAGGGTGGAACCGGCACACGTTTCCCAAGAGCGGCGACAGCAACAGCTGGTAGAGCCGAATCAGGCGGATCAGGAGCTTGGCCACCATCGGGGTCAGGAGTGTGCGGCCTTCAG
The sequence above is drawn from the Polyangiaceae bacterium genome and encodes:
- the yidD gene encoding membrane protein insertion efficiency factor YidD, translated to MVAKLLIRLIRLYQLLLSPLLGNVCRFHPSCSNYGLKCIEYHGAIRGSWLTLRRLSRCHPFHPGGYDPPPPPRDSQGDSTGREVDTAAGSGSETRLTESPPSGKSDCHCCA